One segment of Tamlana crocina DNA contains the following:
- a CDS encoding DUF4861 family protein: MNKNTIWAGVLCAALFSSCNQKENTKSIVVKNTLDFERTSETVELSKSFLKVEDLNTIGIKDAESGELQVTQTVDIDGDGTLDEILFQPTVAANSEKTFDIVTITEAEKPKAETLCYSRFVPERTDDYTWENNKVAFRVYGPVAQKMVEDGKPGGTLSSGVDAWLKKVEYPIINNWYKKNTEKPGAYHKPSPEGLDNFHVGVSRGVGGIAVKQDTTYYFSKNYTKWRTITTGPIRTSFHLEYETWDAGGNQIKESKTISLDLGSNLSKFVTHIEGTDTISAGLTLHEKDGEVTGNDENGWISYWQPHADSEIGMAIVAKKGTFLGFEKYDTEAKDLSNAYAHLKVNNNEVVYYAGFAWKEAEQYTTPSEWENYLTKFSNQINTPLKVSWAE, from the coding sequence ATGAATAAAAACACAATATGGGCAGGTGTTTTGTGCGCTGCCTTGTTTTCTTCTTGTAATCAAAAAGAAAACACAAAGTCAATTGTTGTGAAAAACACTTTGGATTTTGAAAGAACTTCGGAAACAGTTGAACTGAGTAAGTCGTTTTTGAAGGTTGAAGACCTAAACACTATTGGCATTAAAGATGCCGAAAGTGGCGAGTTACAAGTTACCCAAACTGTAGACATTGACGGAGATGGTACTTTAGACGAAATTTTATTTCAACCAACAGTAGCTGCAAATTCCGAAAAAACATTTGATATAGTGACGATTACTGAAGCTGAAAAACCAAAAGCCGAAACACTTTGCTACTCTAGGTTTGTACCAGAACGTACCGACGATTATACTTGGGAAAACAACAAGGTAGCCTTTCGAGTTTATGGCCCCGTTGCCCAAAAAATGGTCGAAGATGGTAAGCCGGGTGGCACACTTTCCAGTGGAGTTGACGCCTGGTTGAAAAAAGTAGAATACCCCATTATCAATAATTGGTACAAGAAAAACACCGAAAAACCTGGTGCTTACCACAAACCTTCTCCAGAGGGGTTGGATAATTTTCATGTTGGTGTGAGTCGTGGAGTCGGTGGTATTGCCGTTAAGCAAGATACCACATATTATTTCTCCAAAAACTACACCAAATGGCGCACCATTACTACGGGTCCAATTCGTACCAGTTTCCATTTGGAATACGAAACTTGGGATGCTGGAGGAAATCAAATTAAGGAATCGAAAACCATTAGCTTGGATTTGGGTAGTAACCTATCTAAGTTCGTCACCCATATTGAAGGTACCGATACTATTTCCGCTGGTTTAACTTTACACGAAAAAGATGGAGAAGTTACTGGTAACGATGAAAACGGTTGGATAAGCTATTGGCAGCCACATGCCGATTCTGAAATTGGTATGGCCATTGTAGCCAAGAAAGGAACTTTTTTAGGCTTTGAAAAATATGACACCGAAGCCAAAGACCTAAGTAATGCTTACGCCCATTTAAAAGTGAATAACAACGAAGTGGTATATTACGCTGGCTTTGCTTGGAAAGAAGCTGAACAATACACAACTCCTTCAGAGTGGGAAAACTATCTTACTAAATTTTCAAATCAAATTAACACACCTTTAAAAGTGAGTTGGGCTGAGTAA
- a CDS encoding gluconate 5-dehydrogenase: protein MSINLFDLTGKVALITGGTHGLGQAMATGLGKAGATLVINGASSQEKLDKAIEYYKSQGINTHGYLFDVTNESLVMKNIAAIEKEVGNIDILVNNAGIIKRTPLEDMEVEDFEQVIKVDLISPFIMSKHVVKGMIKRKAGKIINICSMMSELGRNTVGAYAAAKGGLKMLTQNMATEWAKHNIQTNGIGPGYFATSQTAPIRVDGHPFNEFIINRTPAARWGDPDDLQGAAIFLSSKASDFVNGQVLYVDGGILATIGKPSNED, encoded by the coding sequence ATGTCTATTAATTTATTCGATTTAACAGGTAAAGTCGCTTTAATAACCGGTGGTACACACGGTTTGGGCCAAGCCATGGCAACAGGTTTAGGAAAGGCCGGAGCCACTTTGGTGATAAACGGCGCGTCTTCACAGGAAAAACTTGACAAAGCTATAGAATACTACAAATCTCAAGGCATCAATACCCATGGTTACCTTTTTGATGTGACCAACGAAAGCTTAGTGATGAAAAATATTGCTGCCATTGAAAAGGAAGTAGGGAATATTGATATTTTGGTGAACAATGCCGGAATAATAAAAAGAACACCGCTAGAAGACATGGAAGTCGAAGACTTTGAACAGGTGATTAAAGTCGATCTGATTAGTCCATTTATCATGTCCAAGCATGTCGTAAAAGGCATGATTAAAAGAAAGGCCGGTAAAATCATCAACATTTGCTCTATGATGAGTGAATTGGGAAGAAATACCGTTGGTGCCTATGCTGCTGCTAAAGGCGGACTAAAAATGCTTACCCAAAACATGGCGACAGAATGGGCCAAGCACAACATACAAACCAATGGCATTGGCCCAGGCTATTTCGCTACAAGTCAAACCGCACCTATTCGTGTAGACGGGCATCCGTTTAATGAGTTTATCATTAACAGAACTCCAGCAGCACGTTGGGGCGACCCAGACGATTTGCAAGGGGCTGCTATCTTTTTGAGCTCTAAGGCCAGTGATTTTGTAAACGGACAAGTGCTTTATGTAGACGGTGGCATTTTGGCCACTATCGGAAAGCCTTCAAACGAAGATTAA
- the kduI gene encoding 5-dehydro-4-deoxy-D-glucuronate isomerase encodes MKTNYEVRYAASPQDVKSYDTTRLRDEFLIDNLMEPGQVNLVYSHYDRFISGSAVPTNSALKLETIDPLKAEYFLERRELGIINIGGSGTVNVDGTEYELNNREALYVGRGNKEVTFTSKSADEPALFYLNSTPAHKEHPNKKIGIKDVEVVELGAPETANARTLRKYIVNSVVDVCQLQMGMTELKTGSVWNTMPAHVHDRRMEVYFYFDVPADQAVCHFMGQPQETRHIWMQNHQAVISPAWSIHSGSGTSNYTFIWGMAGENLDYGDMDHCKINELK; translated from the coding sequence ATGAAAACAAACTATGAAGTAAGATATGCGGCATCTCCACAAGATGTTAAATCGTACGACACTACGCGATTAAGAGACGAATTCCTTATTGACAACTTAATGGAACCAGGCCAAGTAAATTTAGTGTATTCCCATTATGACAGATTTATTTCTGGAAGTGCGGTGCCTACAAATTCAGCTTTAAAATTGGAAACTATCGACCCGTTAAAGGCCGAATACTTTCTTGAAAGACGCGAATTGGGCATCATCAACATTGGTGGTTCAGGAACGGTAAATGTTGACGGTACCGAATACGAATTGAATAACAGAGAGGCTTTATATGTTGGAAGAGGCAACAAAGAAGTGACTTTCACCAGTAAATCGGCTGATGAACCGGCATTGTTTTACCTAAATTCAACACCAGCCCACAAAGAGCATCCCAACAAAAAAATAGGAATAAAAGATGTTGAAGTTGTGGAATTGGGCGCTCCTGAAACCGCCAATGCCAGAACCCTTAGAAAATACATCGTAAACAGCGTGGTTGATGTTTGCCAGTTGCAAATGGGAATGACCGAGTTAAAAACTGGAAGTGTTTGGAACACCATGCCAGCGCACGTGCACGACAGAAGAATGGAAGTATATTTTTACTTTGATGTACCTGCAGACCAAGCCGTATGTCACTTTATGGGACAACCACAGGAAACCCGCCACATTTGGATGCAAAACCACCAAGCGGTAATTTCCCCGGCATGGTCTATCCACTCGGGTTCAGGAACCAGCAACTACACCTTTATTTGGGGCATGGCCGGCGAAAATTTAGATTACGGCGATATGGATCATTGCAAAATTAACGAACTAAAATAA
- a CDS encoding LacI family DNA-binding transcriptional regulator gives MNNKPTIHDIAKALGVDSSTVSRALNDSPRVTKATKVRVLAMAAELGYQRNMLASNLRKNVTNTIGVIVPRISRHFFSSAIQGIEETAYLAGYNVIISQSLEQLERERKIVEGLVANRVDGLLISVSMETVDYRHLEVAKNNSIPLVFFDRHCGISGYSNVLIDDFKCGFDATEHLILKGCKRIAHFSGSQELEIYKNRFNGYKAALAKHNILFKNEYVVNSRLMEQDGYLGMQNLLDNQQEIDGVFSANDVTAIGAMKCIKERQLKIPEDIAIVGFSNEPISQVIEPSLTTIDQSGSEIGKTATELLLEYISKKEIPVEGQTIILNSKLIERNSSKK, from the coding sequence TTGAACAACAAACCTACAATACACGACATAGCCAAAGCTTTGGGGGTAGACAGTTCTACCGTTTCAAGGGCATTAAACGACAGCCCGCGCGTTACCAAGGCTACAAAGGTTAGGGTTTTGGCCATGGCGGCCGAGTTGGGGTATCAAAGGAATATGTTGGCTTCTAATTTACGAAAAAATGTAACGAATACCATAGGAGTGATTGTGCCACGGATTTCGCGTCATTTTTTTTCGTCGGCTATTCAAGGTATTGAGGAAACCGCATATTTGGCTGGCTATAATGTGATTATTAGTCAATCGTTGGAACAGCTTGAAAGGGAAAGGAAGATTGTTGAAGGATTGGTTGCCAATAGGGTAGATGGGCTTTTGATATCCGTATCGATGGAAACGGTAGATTACCGGCATTTGGAAGTCGCCAAAAACAATAGCATTCCCTTGGTTTTTTTCGATAGGCATTGTGGTATTTCCGGCTACAGTAATGTTCTTATTGACGATTTTAAATGCGGATTTGATGCCACCGAGCATTTAATATTGAAAGGCTGCAAACGTATTGCCCATTTTTCCGGTTCTCAGGAATTAGAGATATACAAAAACCGTTTTAACGGTTATAAAGCAGCGTTGGCAAAACACAACATTCTGTTTAAAAATGAATATGTTGTAAATTCCAGATTAATGGAACAGGATGGTTATCTTGGCATGCAAAATTTATTGGATAACCAACAGGAGATTGATGGTGTGTTTTCAGCAAATGATGTAACGGCTATCGGAGCCATGAAATGTATAAAGGAACGGCAATTAAAGATACCTGAAGATATCGCCATAGTAGGGTTCAGCAACGAGCCTATTTCTCAGGTTATTGAGCCTTCGCTGACCACCATAGACCAATCGGGCTCTGAAATAGGAAAAACAGCAACCGAACTATTGTTGGAATACATATCGAAAAAAGAAATACCCGTTGAGGGGCAGACCATAATTTTAAATTCGAAATTAATAGAACGGAATTCATCAAAAAAATAA
- a CDS encoding type I phosphomannose isomerase catalytic subunit → MKLYPIKFTPLYKYRLWGGEKLKTQLNKDYNENNIGESWEISDVKGDETKVANGPLEGKTLKQLIQQYKGGFVGESVYETFGEEFPLLIKFIDAKTPLSIQVHPSNELAKERHDSFGKNEMWYVMGADKDAELIVGFEKEIDKTEYQKHLENDTILEVMHHETVSKGDTFYIPTGRIHAIGAGVLLAEIQQTSDVTYRIYDYKRVDAITGKERELHNDLALDAIDFTYHSHFKTDYKTEANTSNKLVHSPYFKTNFMKVDGTLEKDYSALDSFVIYMCVSGGLELQSGNTSYLLKMGETILLPASLSHVKIESENAEFLEIYL, encoded by the coding sequence ATGAAACTATACCCAATAAAATTTACCCCGCTTTACAAATATAGACTTTGGGGAGGTGAAAAGTTGAAGACCCAACTTAATAAGGACTATAATGAAAATAACATTGGCGAATCTTGGGAGATTTCGGATGTTAAGGGCGACGAGACCAAAGTGGCCAATGGCCCGTTGGAGGGAAAAACCTTAAAGCAGCTTATCCAGCAGTACAAAGGTGGTTTTGTTGGTGAATCGGTTTACGAAACTTTTGGCGAGGAATTTCCTTTGCTCATCAAGTTCATCGATGCCAAAACGCCATTGTCCATTCAGGTACATCCCAGTAACGAATTGGCCAAGGAGCGTCATGATTCTTTCGGAAAAAACGAAATGTGGTACGTTATGGGCGCCGATAAAGATGCAGAACTTATCGTGGGTTTTGAAAAAGAGATTGATAAAACCGAATACCAAAAGCATTTGGAGAACGATACCATTTTGGAAGTGATGCACCACGAAACGGTAAGCAAAGGCGATACGTTTTACATTCCTACCGGAAGGATCCACGCCATTGGGGCCGGGGTGCTGTTGGCGGAAATCCAGCAAACATCGGATGTTACCTATAGAATTTACGATTACAAACGTGTGGATGCCATAACGGGTAAAGAACGCGAACTGCACAACGATTTGGCCTTAGACGCTATCGATTTTACTTACCATAGCCATTTTAAGACCGATTATAAAACAGAGGCCAATACCAGTAACAAGTTGGTGCATTCGCCATACTTCAAGACCAATTTTATGAAAGTTGACGGTACGTTGGAAAAAGACTATTCGGCATTGGACTCTTTTGTAATATATATGTGTGTTAGCGGAGGGTTGGAACTCCAAAGTGGCAATACATCCTATTTACTAAAAATGGGAGAAACCATTTTGTTGCCTGCATCACTCAGCCATGTTAAAATTGAATCGGAAAATGCAGAATTTTTAGAAATATATCTGTAA